In Deinococcus reticulitermitis, the genomic stretch GATCCAGAGCGCCGCGTCCAAGCCAGTTGAGAGCGCCTTTGGAGAGGACGCCTACCCGACGCTGTTTGCCAAGGTGGCGGCCCTGGGATACACGCTGGCCCACGACCACGGATTCAGTGACGGCAACAAGCGCACGGCCCTTGAGGTCATGACCCTGACCCTCAAGCGCAACGGCTTTTCTCCCAATCCCACGGAACGCGAAGCCGCGACGGTGATGGTGCTGACCGCGATGGACTTTCTGACCGTTCCGGGGTTGCGGGTCGCGCTGATGGCCTGGTGCGGCATTGACCCGGCAGACGACACGGCCTGAGCGCAAAGCGGAGAGGCCGGGGAATTACTCGGCGTCCAGCTCTTGCAGCAGCCGCAGCAGCGCGAGCTTCATAGCGTCGCGGTGCTTGCCGGGCATGCTCGGTCCCCCGCCGGACAGGCCCAGCGAGGCCCTCAGGCTCTGGGCGTAGCGTTCGCTGGCCCGCTCGGCCTCGGGGCTGCTGTAGCCGAGTTGCCGGGCCGCCAGACTGTAGGTCTGGGCGGTGGCCAGCGC encodes the following:
- a CDS encoding type II toxin-antitoxin system death-on-curing family toxin; the protein is MPFPKGYFHRHRGWSFPTPALIHLIHDGILETSPGRAGVAHEGVIQSAASKPVESAFGEDAYPTLFAKVAALGYTLAHDHGFSDGNKRTALEVMTLTLKRNGFSPNPTEREAATVMVLTAMDFLTVPGLRVALMAWCGIDPADDTA